GCTCGTACGTGCCCTACGTCGCTGCCGCGGTGATTCTCGTCGGGACGCTGGCGTCCGGTCCGCTCGCACTGGCCGACCGACCCACCGACCGGACGCCCGAGATCGGGACGGGCTCGGTCGAGGTGGGCGAGGTGACGTTGCCCGCGACGGCGGCCCTCCGCCAGGGCCAGTTCGGCGAGGACAGTTACTACCTGCAGGTCCCGGACGCGACGGTCCGCTTCGACGGGATCGAGGGCCGGCCGATCCTGACCTACAAGATCGAGATTCCGGCGCTGAGCTACAGCCGCGAGTCGGCCTTTTTCCTCGGCCCGGACACCGGCGACCGAATGGAACTCTCGCTCGAACGCGACCAGCTCGCGCCCGACAGAGTTCAGAACGACTCGTACGCGGGCGTGGTGCGCGTGGTCGACCGGACCGACGAGGAGTCACGGTTCGTCGCGGAGCGGAATATCACGGTCGAGGTGCGACGATGAGCACGCTCGACTCGGGCGTCACGGCACGGCTCGCCGCGCGGACCGAGACCCTCCGGACGGGACTCGGGCGGTTGCTGTTCGGCGACCGGCGCGGGCTCGCGCTCTTTCTGTGTGGGCTCTGCTTTTTCGGCCTCTACTGGCGACTGGGGATCTACATCACCGACGGGAGCGCCATCGCGAACACGCTGGTCAACGTCGCCGACGGACGGGTCGTCCTGACGGAGACCCCCTACGGGAGCGGGCTGGAGGCGCCGGGGACCTACGTCGGGGCCGACGGGCCGGTCGGGCGCAACTACGGCATCGTCGCGCTGGCGACCCCGGTCCTCTACGCGCTGGCGGGACTCGGCGCGGTGCTGGATCTGGGCGTCGTCCTGATCGGTCTCTGGTCGCTGGCACTCGTCGGAGCCGCGACGACCGTGGGCCGGATCGTCGACCGGGAGTGGGTGGTCGTCGGCGGGAGCGTGCTCGCGGTGGTCGCCTTCCTCGCGAACGCCGCGCTGGCGACGCCGGTCGCGCCGGCGCTGTATCCCGTCCTCGCGCTCCAGATCGTCGGCATGGTCGCCGCCGCGCTCGCGGGCGTGTTCTGCTACCGACTGGTCGCCGTCCTGCACGGCCAGCGGATCGGCGTCGCGGCGGGCGCGGCCGTTCTCGTCGCCACGCCGGTCGCCTTCTGGGCGGCGCTGCTGAAGCGCCACTCGTTCACGGTGCTCTGTATCGCGGCGGCGCTGTACACGCTGGCCCGGAGTCGCACCGCGGTCGAGGCCGTCGAGGAGCGGCGATTCCGCGCGGTGACGTACGTTCCGGTGGCGCTGCTGGCGTGGGTCCACGCCGCCGAGGCGCTGCTGTTGTTCGTCCCGCTCGTCGTCGCCGACTTCGCGACGGCCACCAGCAACGACCGCCGGACACTCGCCGTGATCGCCGGCACCTTCGCGCTCGCGCTCGTCCCGTTTTTCCTCACGAACGTGCTGCTCTCGGGGAACCCCATCCAGCCCCCCCGGATGCTCCCGGCCTACGGCACGACGGAGGGGTTCGACCTGACCGGCGGAGGCGGCGGGGGCGGGGATGGACTCGTCTCATCACTCCCGCTCGTGGGTGAACTGCTCGGGATCGCGACCGGATTCCTCTCCTTGCTCGTCGACGGAGCCGTCGTCGCGCTCACCGAACCGGGACGGGGGTTCCGGACCTTCCTCCGCGGCGGGTACATCCCCGCGGTCGCGGCCGAGGACGGCTCGCAGGCCATCCGACTGACGGTCCTCGAATCGGCACCCCTTCTCGGGGGGCTCGCCGCCGCGCCCGTCGCGGCCGGTCTGTGGGTCCGCCGCCGGGGCCGAGCCGCGATCGGAGCGCACCTCCGCTCGCCGGCCGGCGTCGTCGACAGCGTCGCGCTCGTGACGGGGCTGCTCTTCGTGTGTCTCTATCTCCCCCGGCTGCCGCTCCACGCGCAGGTGACCGTCCGGTACCTGCACCCGCTCTTCCTGCTTGGCGTGTACGGCATCGCCAGACTACCGGCCGTCCGGTCGGCCGTGACGAACCACTGGCGGACGATCGGACTGGCCTACGGCGGTACCGTCCTGATCGGCGGCCAGCTCGTCGTCATCGCTCTGGCCGCGATCGATCCGGGTCTCGGCGAGGCGATCCAGTTCCACGCGCTGCTCGCGCTCGCGACTGCGACTGCACTCGCGGTCTGGGCGGTCGCCCGGACGCTCTCGGATACCGTCCCCGAGCGTGCGGGCGCGGTCCTCCTCGCGGCCGCCGCCGGCGTCGGAACGATCTTCGTCCTGCTTTCGGGGATCGAGTACTTCGCGTACGCGGGGGAGTTCGCGCTCCCGGTCGTCAGGTGGCTCTCGGCGGCGCTGCCGCTCGCGTGACGGGCACCTTTTAGTCGTCGGGGGCAAACTCGCGCGACATGGATCGACTGCAGGAGTCGCTTCGGGAGGCCCCGATCATCGAGAAGGACGGCTATCACTACTTCGTCCACCCGATCAGCGACGGCGTCCCGATGCTCAAACCCGAGTTGCTCCGGGAGATCGTCATCAAGATCATCCGGAAAGCGGAGCTGGAGGACGTCGACAAGATCGTCACCCCGGCGGCCATGGGCATCCACATCTCCACCGCCGTCTCGCTGATGACCGACATCCCGCTGGTCGTCGTCCGCAAACGCCAGTACGGCCTCGACGGCGAGGTCTCGCTCTCGCAGGTCACCGGCTACTCCGAGAGCGAGATGTACGTCAACGACGTCTACGAGGGCGACCGCGTGCTCCTGCTCGACGACGTGCTCTCGACCGGCGGCACCCTCAGCGCCCTCACCGGCGCGCTCGAGGACATCGGCGCGGACGTGGTCGACAGCGTCGCCGTCATCAAGAAGGTCGGCGGCGAGAACAAGATCGAGGATTCGGACTACCAGGTCAAGACGCTCATCAACGTCGACGTGGTCGACGGCGAAGTGGTCGTCGTCGACGAGTTCGGCGACGGCTGACGCGATGCGACTGGTCCTCGGTTTCGCCACCCTGTTCGTCCTCGGTCTCGCCGGCACCGGCTACGTGATCGCGACCGCGCCCGAGCAGGCCGCCGGCGATCAGACCCTCGAACTCACACCCACCGACCCGTCCGATAACGTCACCGTCCGGGACTACGAGAACCTCTCGGAGAGCGACCGCCGCCTGGTCAGCGAGGCCATCGAGTCGAACGGCACTACCCGGATCGAGCCCGATCAGCGACCGAACGCCGGGTACGTCCGGTACGAGGGATCGGTCTACCGACTCCGCGTGGTCGTCGGCGACCCGGAGGACGGGACCGCCATCGCCCACCTCGTCGCCGTCGGTGCGGGCGGCCTCTCGGCCGTCGTCGGCGCGCTCGGGCTGGTCGGTCTCCTGTTCCGGGCGTGGCAGCGCGACCGCCGACGCGCCTGACAGCCCGCTCGAAACCCAGCGCGAGCGAGGTGTCGCTCCCCCGAGGGACGAGTCCGTTTTCCGTGCCAGTACCGGAGGGACGGCATGGCAGATTCGACCGGCGCGGTCCAGACGCTCGAGCAGATCGTCGCCGACTTCGGGAACAAGAACGTGACGTTCATGGCCGCCGGCATCGCCTACAACGCCTTCGTCTCGCTGGCTCCGCTGCTGTTGTTGCTCCTCTTCGTCACCTCGGTGATCGGGACCGAACTCGAACGCCGGATCGTCGAACTCGCCCAGGGCGCGCTCCCCGGTCCCATCGGCGACACGTTCGCGACAGTGTTCCAGGAAGGGTCGGGGTACGCGAGCGCTTCCGTCGTGGGCATCGTCGTCCTGCTCTGGGGGACCCTGAAGATCTTTCGCGGGCTCGACACCGCCTTCTCCGAGATCTACGAGACCGAACAGGAGAACTCCTTTCTCGACCAACTGATCGACGGGATGGTGGCGCTGATCGCGCTCGTCCTGGCCCTCGTCGCGACCATCGGTGCCACCGTCCTGTTCGCCCGGTTCTCGGGACTGGTCCCCTACGCCGGCCTGCTCTCGCCGCTGATCGTCGTGGCCGGTCTCGTCCTCGCCTTCACGCCCATGTTCTACCGGTTTCCGGACACTGACGTGGAGTGGCGACACGTCCTGCCCGGCGTCGTGTTCGCGGCGGTGGGCTGGGCCCTCCTCCAGTCGCTGTTCCAGGTGTACCTGACCTTCTCCAGTGGCACGGCCGGCGGCGTCTTCGGGGGCGTCCTCGTCGTCGTCACGTGGCTCTACTTCTCCGGTCTCGTCCTGCTCACCGGCGCGGTCATCAACGCCGTCCTCGGCGGCCACTCCTCCGGCAAGGCCGGCGGCGTCGGCCGCGCCGCGGCCGGCTACGAGACCACTCGCGAAGACGACCTCCCACCGGAACAGTTCGGGAACTACC
This Halorientalis sp. IM1011 DNA region includes the following protein-coding sequences:
- the hpt gene encoding hypoxanthine/guanine phosphoribosyltransferase, encoding MDRLQESLREAPIIEKDGYHYFVHPISDGVPMLKPELLREIVIKIIRKAELEDVDKIVTPAAMGIHISTAVSLMTDIPLVVVRKRQYGLDGEVSLSQVTGYSESEMYVNDVYEGDRVLLLDDVLSTGGTLSALTGALEDIGADVVDSVAVIKKVGGENKIEDSDYQVKTLINVDVVDGEVVVVDEFGDG
- a CDS encoding YihY/virulence factor BrkB family protein, whose product is MADSTGAVQTLEQIVADFGNKNVTFMAAGIAYNAFVSLAPLLLLLLFVTSVIGTELERRIVELAQGALPGPIGDTFATVFQEGSGYASASVVGIVVLLWGTLKIFRGLDTAFSEIYETEQENSFLDQLIDGMVALIALVLALVATIGATVLFARFSGLVPYAGLLSPLIVVAGLVLAFTPMFYRFPDTDVEWRHVLPGVVFAAVGWALLQSLFQVYLTFSSGTAGGVFGGVLVVVTWLYFSGLVLLTGAVINAVLGGHSSGKAGGVGRAAAGYETTREDDLPPEQFGNYLLGLRSDLTDRAGANRPTVGDDGVRRYPAPDGDVHVIEQTNRDGDTQQWAVSVRWEAPLDETDDAVPTETADRRRRRGGADDSTHAGD